The window ACAAAATGTACCTTAGAGACtcaactataatttttttaatatattctttaaaaaataatttttttgtaatttttaatccaaaaaaataaaaaaagaaatatcagTGAGGTATAATATTCACCAATCAAATTAcactataatttttaatattttctaaagGGCATTCTAATTTACTGTAATCCTTAAAATGCACAATGATGAGATATTTTGATGAAGGTAACAAaaatactatattttttatttaattatttttgtttCTAATATAATAAGGACACATATTTCAAATCGAAATATCAAAAaggtatttattaaaaaataataaaaaaagatttttctTTGTTTGACCAAATTAAGTCAGTGCAAGCGTCAGCTTATTGATTTGAGAGCCAAACTGCCACCAAGCACATCGTCGCCACCCGTAGCCTCGCTCCCATGGTCGCCTCCCTCGCTGCCGCGCTGCCGGCTGTCAGCCGCGTGGCCGTCATAGGCGCCGGAGCCGCCGGCCTCGTCGCCGCGCGCGAGCTCCGCCGCGAGGGCCTCCGCGTCGTCGTCTTCGAGCGCGACGCCGCCATCGGGGGCACCTGGGTATACACCCCCGCCACCGAGTCCGACCCCTTGGGCCTCGACCCCGGCCGCGACATCGTCCTGAGCAGCCTCTACGAATCGCTCCGCACCAACCTCCCCCGCGAGTGCATGGGCTTCCTCGACTTCCCCTTCTCCTCCCGCCGCGTCCCCGATGGCGGCGACGCCCGGCGGTTCCCTGGACACCGCGAGGTGCTCCGATACCTCCAGGATTTTGCTAGGGATTTCGACCTCTGCGGGCTAATCCGGTTCCGCAGGGAGGTGGAGAGGGTGGAGAGGGATCATGATGGGAGGTGGCAAGTAGATTCGAGGAGCGTTGACGAAGCGGGTGGCGATGGGGGCGACGAAAGTGAGGTCTTTGATGGCGTGGTTGTTTGCAATGGTCACTTCACCGAGCCGCGTATCGCGGAGATTCCCGGTATTTATTATCCTTATTTACCTATATCTCGGCGTTATAGTCTCAATTCAAAGTTTTGTGGGTTTTTTATTCCTAACATGTATGAATTTTTAATTTTCCTTTGACTTAGAAACTTAATTAATTGAATGGCTAATGgctttaaggaaaaaaaaaatatagatctCAACCTAATCATttaataattctttttccctacAATACCAATCTTGGATGTTGCTTTACTTCAGTTAGGGTTCTTGGTGCTAATAGGATCAGCGGATAGCTTCATCATATTTTCAGATAATCTTCTTTCTTATATGCGTGTGATCATTGTTCATCTTGTAAACTTGACTTGACAATTAAAAACATTGCATTGCTGCCTATGTGACTTAGATCTCATTGTTGAATTGAATCTCCTAACTATAGAACTTTTATGGGGATGCACTAGATTATAAAAATTGGTAAATTTGGGGAATTCTTGAATGTGTGGCAGACATTGTCTCTTCTCCAAAATCTTTGAACGAATGTGATACtaaatttagaaaaaaattgtATTGCAACTAAGATCAAGTTCAAGGATATATTTTGTTGTCAGCAACTCAGGCAACTCCATATGCAGCATCACACTGATTTTGGTTGCCTAAATGCAACTGTCTTACTCTTTTTTCGTGCTTGCTTCCTTCTCTTGAGAATGCAGACAGATAAACTATTTGATTTCCTATGCATTACAAAGTTTGTGACTGTTAATTAAGAAGACGGAAAAAAAGTGTTGAGAAGGCTTAGATAATCGAAAGAAACATAATGCACCTGAGGCAGAGAAGACAATTGTTCTTCCgcatcgtcttcttcttcgtcgtACTCTTCTTCTCATTGTATTATTTATGGCTGCCACTGACCAAAAGTTCTAATTTAACATCCAAAAGACCCTAAATTCATATCTTATAATTGGAATTTTGGAACAACAACTCAACACCTCATATCAAGAATCAGAAAAGAAACTAGCACGATCTGCTGCATTTCTCTCAGGCATGCAACATGTCCAATTTCACCAGATACATGTATTTTGGTAGCGGCCTAACATTTTGCTAACCATATAAATACTTTAATTAGTATATCCACACTAAAACTTGGTTTACTGTGTTCATTGATTGCTAAAACACTTTATCAGAACTCATCAGCTTTTCTTTTATGTGTATTACTAGAATTTTAAGTATTTAGTTACCTTCCTATATCAAGGCCACACATTAAAATGATGTTCAAGCGACTGTTAATGCTTTGCATGTGTCAGTATGTGTTTCAGAGCTACATGGGCCTGCATATGCCGTCTTCATActgttattatattaaatatgcatcctCATGAAGTCACATTTGAATGGTATGAACTGGGTAGTGCTTGATTTGGTTAAATTcagttttgatattaaattacTCTGGAAATTGTCATTCTAGTGAGAACACatttcttaaaataaaatttccTGGTTCCTTCCGCATCATGAATATATTTGCATAGAGGAACGACAATTTGTAATTTACGTACTGGATTCACGCAGTCCTTATTTTAAGGTTGTTAAAGAAATTAGTTCCAAAGTAAAATTGCCATGACCAAAGTAAATATCTACCTTTTCCTTGCATtgactttttttcttttgttctgtAACTTATGTCACATTTGTCTATCCATCCATTTGCAAGGTCCTCTGGTTTTAGGACTCAATGTGTCATGATTTATTTTACTTTCTAAATAAATCTTCCTGATTTTGTGTAGGAAGTTTTTTATGGTGATGTATCTCTTCCAAGAAGATGAGTCAGGATGATTATGATGCTTTGATTGTTTGGATTACAAAAAATGTTGAATTTTATCTTGTTGAACCAAGTAGAAACATGGTTATCTTCTCAAAAAGCTCTTGACTTTCTAATCTTTGAGTAGCGATTGTCTTCTTCCATTACAATTTCTTTTTATTGTTGCAATTTCCTGTTTCCACTGGATGTTGATTGTGCATGTATATGTTTCAGGCATCGATGTGTGGCCTGGGAAGCAATTGCACAGCCACAATTATCGTGTCCCTGAGCCATTTACTGATCAAGTATGCATTTAGTTAATATTTCTTATATGTTTGTTGACCAGAATCTCTTTTTAAAAATGTCACTAATAATTCTTGCAAAGTTCTAGCTGTCAAATTAATTGCTCTGGTCTAATTTAGAGTCTTCTGGTCTTGTACAGGTGGTGTTGATAATTGGGAGTGCTGCTAGTGCTGTTGACATTTCAAGGGATATTGTTAGATATGCTAAAGAAGTTCATATTTCAAATAGATCCCTGCCTGATGAACCTCCTAGAAAGCAGCTTGGCCATGACAACATGTGGCTCCATTCTATGGTAGAAACTCTTTCTTCTTGATGAAATAAGAATAGAccgagatttacatctaaataaaGTACTAATCAGAAAATTTTGTTACAGATTGCAAGCACCCATAGTGATGGCACTGTGGTATTTCGAGATGGGAGCTCTGTCCAAGTTGATGTCATTATACACTGTACGGGGTATGCATATCAACTGCCATTGTATATTTTGAGCATCATTTTTGTCAATTAGATAATGAATATGAAATATCTTTAACATTTCacaacactcatcagacccttataagtcaatcttaatcttatccacttcgatgtgggactaatcgagggtgttacaatcacccctaCTCAAGAGCTTGACGTcatcgtcaaggcccaacataccAGATCAAACCCTAACGTGGTACATGTGAAGcatagcccagtggtggctctaCGTCAtgacgagttctctgactccatctatGGGTAGcagcctttcctactcgagcctccTCACCATACCTAAATACTAGGtcggttctgataccaaatgtcacgaccctgatgggctaactgatcTATCGACTTCATTTGACCCAAACCACTGGctaaaatgcttaagttgaagttgagagtagtacactcatcagacccttataagtcaatcttaatcttatctaCTTCCGATGCAGGAATAATTGAggtgttacatatatatatagaaattcaTAATTTGGATTTTTTTGGTTTATATCGTTTTTCAAGAAGTGAGAGATGATCTTTGTTGTTTCTTTGTTTATTGTCATTCTTTCCATCCATAGTTTATGCATGCATGCTGCTGgaataattttgatatttatctttagaaactatttttataaaataactgTCTTTTTTGTTTGAAAAAATATTAGAGGAAATTCATGCATAAAAAGGATTAAGTCGTGTGCTTGCATTGTTTTGCTCCGAGTTGTTGTTCCAGAAAAGATGATGTTGACAGTTCCAATTACTGTCTTCTTATTTTCAATTTCTGTTCTTCTGAAGTTTTACGTACAAGCTGCAGGGACATGTATGCTAGctttgatgtgcaaaataacCTAGGAGAAACTAAAACTTCCAGTGGTAAATGGAACATCTGAACTGCATATATGGTACAGAACTCATACTCGGAGGGCGGTCTGAAGTAACGAAAATTTGCCtggttttatctaaattacatGTTCATAGAAGAACTGACCATGTAACTTGAACTCAATTACGGTATCTTCAAGCAATTCCATGAGGTCTTTGTCAAATGCATTGTGAAAATGTGACATTTCGGCAACAACAATGTTTTTCAGGTACAATTATCATTTTCCATTTCTTAAAACAAATGGTATCATCACCGTCGATGATAACTGTGTCGACCCGCTATATAAGCACGTTTTCCCACCATCACATGCTCCAAGCCTCGCTTTCATTGGAATACCTTGGAAGGTTTATTTCCATAAGTTGTTCTTTTTCCTCAATAACTTCTATTTGAGATGCTATCTTTTTTTAGTGTACTCATCACCGTAAAACCAGGTAGCTCCTTTCCTGATGTTTGAGCTTCAAAGCAAGTGGGTAGCAGGCGTTCTATCAGGGCGACTCGCACTTCCAACCAAAGAGGAAATGTTGGAAGATGTCAAAGCCTGGTACTCGGAACTCGAATCTGCTGGATGGCCCAAGAGATACACTCATAACATGTCAAACAAACAGGTACTTCATTTGTTCACTTACCAAATTTTGCCTTCCGAACGAAAAAAGAATgatatataaaatgtcatgagAAGAAACTAATCAACTCTAATCTTATTTTCCTTTATACGAGGAACAtgttgtaaagttttaaaattctcATGCCATCTAATAAATCTCATATTCTTTAAGCAGCCTTCATCTAATTTTTGGTCATTCCATGAATTAACATAGGCAGAGTTGTCTGTCATTAACCCCAAATGGTCATGACATCAAGACTTATTATTACTGCTGTTGTTGATTACATTTGAATTAAATGAGAAATTATAGCTACAAGTTGCAATTGACCACAACAATGTGATCTTGTGTGCATAAGAAAAAGGCAGAGCAGGAAAACCCATCACTTCTTATCATGTCTAATGAATGTTTCGATTTGGAATTGGATTCTGCAGTTTGAGTATCATGATTGGCTTGCGAAGCAATGTGAGTTGCCTCCTGTGGTAGAATGGAGGAACCTGATGTATGAAGCAGCGGGGAAGAACAGAGAAGCCCGCCCAGAGAGCTATCGTGATGAATGGGACGACGACCATTTAATTTCACAAGCAGAGGAAGATTTTACAAAGTTCTTATGTCATTCATCTATAAGTTCTATATATTAATTCATGTCACGCAGATTCGACTGCTTATTGTTGTTGGATTACGTTTTAGAGTAAGAAAACTTACGCTCTGAGAAAAAAAGTCTTCTCAAAGCTCTCATGACAGTGTCTTTCATTTCCCAAATGTATTTTAATCAACATTGCGATCCTCTTTATTTAAAGTTTAGCTTTTTTTTGtaatattcattttttttaattattactgTGATCGAACGTAGATAAATCCATAATtattagaataaaaataaaataaaatattcaatcaTTTATTTCTAATTGCACAAGTGATGAGTCTTAGATTCGAATCTATATGAAACACGATCAAAATAAAACAGGCAATCACTAAGTGTATTTAACCAAAACTAAGGCATTGTCTCAAGATCAAAAAGATCGAGGTATGCTTTCTTGGTTCCAAAGGCCAGCGGATTCTTTCGATAATAGGCAGCAGCCTCTTGCTCTCTACCGTGCAACTGACAAGTTGAGATCGCAGCCCTCGTCAGACCCCCTGACCACCCAAAAACAATTTCACTTGATGTCGGCCGCCTTCGGCAACGACGACGGCGACGATGCGGCGGTGGCAGTCGGCACAGATCTTTCGGTGGCTACCTCCAGCGCTTCTCCTCCTTCTCCCCCGGGTTTTCTGTCGGCGTCGCCCCCGGCGGCGGCAGCATTCCGGCCTCCTCCGACGGGTACGGCTTCTCGTCCGCGATGACCGAGATTCTTCACCCCGACCCTGACCAGATGCAGCGCGAGAAGGGATTCATCCTTCGGGAGTGGCGCCGGCGAGGGACTTTCCTTGTAGATCCGATCATTCGTCGATTCGGTATTGCCCTTCCTCGCGTCATTTTGTTGAGATATCTTGTCTCTTTGATTCATATCTTATATCTCCCTTTCTAATTATTCTTTGAAGGTCAATTGATTTTAGCTTTTTCTGAGCCAATATATTACTTGATCGGTAGTGAGGATCAAAAAGCTCTGGGCTAATTACTAGTTGGCCCCTTGTAGCAGTAGGTCCGACTGGTAAAACTTACATTGGAGTCTTCTCTTGTTAAGCCATTGGTTGGCTTTGAATGGCCCCCGGGTGCAATGGTGAGGCCACCAAAGGCACATGCCCACGACGGGCATGGTGGTGGTGGTCTCCGACACCGGTTGGGTTCCATCAACCGGAGATCTGATCCGTGAGCACTCCACTTAAAGCTTTTTCTGTATTGTTTTACCCCGTAATGTGAGGTGTGATTATATGATCTTTTGGCAACGTGAtgatcacagagagagagagagagagagagaggccttcACTTCACTGTCAATGGCAATGCCAGCTTGTAGATGCGGATGATACTAGCGTTGTGTTTGTGTTGGAGAAGAGACaggagagaggagagtgagtgagtgtgagagagagaggTCTTTAGTTCACTGTCAATGCCAGCTCGTAGGTATGGATGATGCCAGtattgagagagagaaagagcgagAGTCGCTATGGATGATGAAACTAGCGTTGTGTGTTTGTGATGGAAAGGGAACACAGGCTTGCAGCTGGGATTGTGGTTTGTCTTTAGATGAAAGAAGGGGCTTCAAATGATTAGATTTATAAACTTTGGAGAGTTGGAAGCTTTCACTGTAAATTAGCTTAATTTGAGGTGATCTGCAGCATGAGCAGaaggaagaagaacacaaatggaagatgaagaagaaaacaAGCATGAAATAAGAGATGGGCATGTGGAAGGTGCTGCGCTACCTTGACCTTGGGAGCAAGAGATGGCTCCGAAGGTCCATCGAGGTCATCGATGAGACTACCTACAAGGTGATTTGGGCTAGGAAGGAGGAGCTCTCGTCCTTGAAACAAAGGCAGACGGCAAGGTCCGACCTGTTGACAGTGTTCATGACGCTAAGAGACGAAGATGACATGCTTTGTCTAGGTTTGTACAAACTCCGGGGTCCTGAACTCCGCGGTGGGTCATTCAAAGCCAACCAATGGTTTGACAGGTGAAATGACAGTATTACCTTCACGTAATTGTCAATTCAGCACGTGATGTCACATGCAGAGGATTCCGAGATGGTGTtgttaaaaatgaaataaattgtaTCAATTTTGAAACTATGGGGACCCAATGTAACCTTTCAAAGTCCAAGGACCCCAATGCTAAAAGAGGTCAAGTACGGGaagaaatatataattagcccaaaaGTTCATTGCAATTTATGAGCCACAATGACAATTTGGTACGCAAACCTATTCCTGGACCTCTCTGGGTTGTTGGAGATAGTGAGCATCATGGTTACCAAATATCCTTGATGGCAGTAGATGGTGGAGTAGTCTTGATAACCCAAGGCAATAGTCCACTCTACCGTTTAGTATCTTGAACAATATCTTCATATTATGTCAGTTGCATATTGAGTTAGCCAATGAACATACATTGTCAGATCCATAGCTTATTGAATAATGAGGGCTTTTACGTTTCATAATTTTATGAGATTAGCATAACTATTTTACAAGGTACTGTAGATTGTAAAATCTGTCCTGGCTCAGTTGATATGTAGGTCCTCATGCTATATGAACATATGATACAGTGTAAGGATACGCATGTTTACATTTGAGGAGAACTTGATTTGCCTCCTAGGCACCGCCAAGGCAACTTCCTACAACATTGGTAGGAATATGAATCATATATAAGGTAGAAGTCTTTCGAGATATAATACTAAAGGATAATGACATAGCTGTTGAGATTCTAGAATGTGGTGAGGAGTATATGATGTATTGATGAAAGAAGTTGCCAAGATGTGCCCTTTTTCCCTTTCTCTTCATTTTTATTTCTTTGATCAACAAGATTTAGGAGTCCACTGTCCATAAATTTTCAGCTAAGAGTCGTGTAGGACCTCGAAAGCATACAATTATGGAGACAAAAACAAAGAACTGAGTTATTTTGGTTTCTATTGTCTGCTGGAAAAGTTTAGAATTTGGAATTGTTTTTTATCGTTGTGTTTGCACTCATTTTCTTTTGGTTAGTATGTGATTCCTCTTTGACTAGTTCTCTGCAATACTGGTGCCAATCAGTCCTGTTTTACAATCAGGAGGCTACCTCTTGCTAAAACCAtcctgaagttttttttttttttcttgaagaaaATGTGTTTCTTACTATTGTTAGACTTTTTGTAGTTTTAGATCTTTGTTGGCTTGCATAATTTAATAACCTAAAACCTCATCATCCTGTTAATGAGGCTGTCATTACTTTGAAGTTTACCACTAGTTAGATAGATATATTTACTTTCCTTTGACCTTTAGTTTTTAAGTATATAAAAACTGATTAGTGATCTGAATAATACATTTTGTTTGGAATAATCCAGATCTCAATCAGCCTAGGGCTAAAGACACACAAACCATCTAATTCACGTGTAATTGGAAAAAAAACACGTAAAACCCATTTAATCAGGTTGGATTGTACTAAGGATGACATGGCTAACCTGTCCTCATCAACCTACTTGCACTTTGAGCTCGACACCGACAACAATATAAGTAATCTAGTAATGACATGGTTAAGACTTGACATGATATGATAGACTCTAATGCGAAAATGACAGGTTTAACCTGATCGTTATAATCATCTCAACTTGGGTCATTCATGTCAATTCCCTAAACATGGTCCTGACTTAAACCAAAAATCTCATGCTGAGGTTGTGTTGTGTGAAGAGTTGGTACTCCTTATTGTAATCTGTCTTAGTTTTTCCTGTTGGTAAAGCTTGACAATTTTAAATGATTTGTTGCACATGCAGCCAAAATGCCATCCTGcttgaggaggagaggaaggaaaAGGAATGTTGAAATCAAATTATCGCTGAAGCTGAACAGTACAAGCAAGCTTTCTATGAGAAAGGGAAATTGAACTGTGAGACAAACAAGTTGCAaaacagagaaagagagaaggtAATTAATTCTAACCGGCCCTGTCATGTGTTGCATCAAAAACTTATGATACAAAATCTTCCTTTAAGCAATACCACTTTGTTTATTGCTAGCTATACCTCTCCAACCGGGAGAAGTTCCACACAGATGCCGATAAACAATACTGGAAAGCAATTGCTAAGCTTATAACCAATGAGATAGCCAACatcgagaagagagggaagaaagaggagcagaaGCCTTCACAGACCAAAGCCTGGAAAGCCCACTGATCTCTCAACAATGCGCCAGATTTTGGTAAAGCTGAAGCATACTCCCACACCACCTTCCTCTTCACCAGCCAAAGATGTTGCTGCAGCCGAGAGATCTCTGTGCCAGAAGGGCAAGCAGTCAAACCAGAGGTAGCTGCAACTGCTTGATCCTCACATGCAACTATTCGATATTTATGTCGAATGATTTCCTGCCATACCAGTGAGTTCTGCACTCCATCGGTTGTCCTACCTTTTGCTAAACCGGTTCATCGGGAATCAGGTTTGGCATACATTGCTCATCAGATATGTTGATAAACTTTCAACTGTCTGGCTTTTCTGTCTCAGGTTCTTATCAAGTTGGACGTGCTGCTATTGCAATAGAGTTTTGTGATGTTTTTTTACCCAATTGCAATGCAATTTGTGGTCTGTAATATCTAATTAGACCATGTATACTGGCTGCTGTTAGCAAAAGAGTTGAACATTTCAGTCCTAGTACTCATTTTGCGAGTAAAAAGGCTAAACTGTATCCGAGTTAAAGCGAGGGAGACCTGTAACCCTTTCCAAGATTAGATATAGCTATGTATCATGTTGCCAAACGATGTTTCTTTCGACTGAAGAAGACAGATGTGAGAAGATAGGCATCAATCACAAAGTGACATGTGGATcaattattgttataattatttaataaagTTTTTTTTCTTACCCCATTATTATATTTCTtatctcttcttttcttccacCCTTTAAACATGGGCGAGACTCTTATTGAGCATATTTtggtattgatatatatatatatatatatatatatatatatatatataatttaaaaatgctAATAGATAATGGTGCAATATtttccaattataatatttttgaatgaatttatattttttactattggatcaaaatattatgatcttgatttaaaaaaaatactataattgataTGATGAAAAAAATACATTATAACTCAATTTAATAATACTATAATTATTTGAGTAAGAAACAATTACTTTCTggataaattttttaaaacaacTAATAGCATTGAGATTCTCGTAGAGCActcttattttataattttattatgaagttttttttttttctaagagaTAATTTTATCCATTGCATTGGCCCCAATCACCTCCATGCCTATCATCCCTACTATGTCATCCTCGTTATTCTCATCATCATCTAAGAAGAGGGGTTCACATGCGATAGTAAGGGTGCATGAGCTCCTCCAGTTTCCATCCATCATCTTTATTGTCCCCCTCGTTAATTTTAGCAGAGGTGATCACGAGTAAAAATGATGAGGGCGATGTACATTGGTTAGGATGATGATGACAATAGAAGAACACGGGATGAGAGTCCAGAGTGATCAAGCAAGAGGAAATACAATGATTAACGAGGTGTGAGGATAGTTGGACAGAGAAAAAAACATATACAACTAAATGTGACAACAATCAAAAGTGAATGAGAACGATAGACGA of the Musa acuminata AAA Group cultivar baxijiao chromosome BXJ3-2, Cavendish_Baxijiao_AAA, whole genome shotgun sequence genome contains:
- the LOC103974839 gene encoding flavin-containing monooxygenase FMO GS-OX-like 4, encoding MVASLAAALPAVSRVAVIGAGAAGLVAARELRREGLRVVVFERDAAIGGTWVYTPATESDPLGLDPGRDIVLSSLYESLRTNLPRECMGFLDFPFSSRRVPDGGDARRFPGHREVLRYLQDFARDFDLCGLIRFRREVERVERDHDGRWQVDSRSVDEAGGDGGDESEVFDGVVVCNGHFTEPRIAEIPGIDVWPGKQLHSHNYRVPEPFTDQVVLIIGSAASAVDISRDIVRYAKEVHISNRSLPDEPPRKQLGHDNMWLHSMIASTHSDGTVVFRDGSSVQVDVIIHCTGYNYHFPFLKTNGIITVDDNCVDPLYKHVFPPSHAPSLAFIGIPWKVAPFLMFELQSKWVAGVLSGRLALPTKEEMLEDVKAWYSELESAGWPKRYTHNMSNKQFEYHDWLAKQCELPPVVEWRNLMYEAAGKNREARPESYRDEWDDDHLISQAEEDFTKFLCHSSISSIY